The stretch of DNA TTATTCCACGCTCTTTTAAAAGAGATAAAGCTTCTTCCGTAAATGAGTAAGGTTGAAAATTAGAAGGGTGAATAAAATGACCAGTGCCACCAATGGTCCCGTCCCGGTCTATGAATACTGCTTCAATATCTTGGATTTTCATTACAAACCAACTTTCCTCATAATATTAACCTCTCAAGAATAGTAGTAATCTCGTGCCCGGAGGTAAGAATTCTCACCTCTTAACTTTCTTTCTTTCGCTTATCATCTAGTCCAATCCAAAATATCCATCCATTTTGAGATTGACCAGAACATAGTTCCGCGGGAGTGCTTGGGCTATTAAATTCTACATCATCTATCAGCTTTGCTGTCATTTCATCGATTTTGATTGCTTTGCCCGATTCTATCAATTGATTATATCGTCTAAGCGAACGCTGATAGAATGTGCCACCATCATTCCAATCTTTTGTGCGTTCTAATGGAACTTTAATTTCAGAATTAGATTGAAGTATGAACTTCCCATCCACCAGACGAATTGATGCCTTATGCGGAGGGCGTGCATTAAATATTTCACTGTCTTCTTGTTGGTTATATACCATAGAAGAGACTGGATTAAATGAAATCCCCATCGCTTCAAGTAAAAACTGAATCTGTTTTGCAAATGAATTGAGTGTTGATTGGTTAAAAACGTTTACATTCGGGGCAATTGTCCGTAAGTCGCGATTTTCTAAACTGTACTGCGTTTTTGAAAACGCTTGAATAAAATAATACTCTAAATAATCAATACTCAATTTATCAAAACTATTATTATCAGTAACAAAAAGTATTCCAAACTGCCAAAAGTCTTTCTCGCGTAAATGTGATTTAATGCGCATAATACCATTCACGGATTGTCCTACATACACACTTGATTCATCTGAATCTGAAAACAAGAAATATACAGCATGATTGTTAGCATACTCAAGGGATTCAACTTTGCTCAATTGGCTTTTAGTAAAGTAAAATCCTCGAATTTGACTTGTTGGGTCTTGAAATATTCTTAGAGATGATGCGCTACTTGCATCTGGGAAATAAAGCATTAGTGTACGGTCGTTTTTCATATGTCACACTCCTATATCTATTAAACCTATTCGTTCAAAGACGTTAACAATTACAAAAATGTTACTCAATGATTATATTCTTAACTTCTTTTGTAGCTTTACTTATCCCCTCATAACTTACTCGACCATTACCAAAAAAAGGTGTGACAAGCAGATATATTGTTCGTTTCCCAATTAGATTAAACTTATGCAAGTGATACTGTTCCGTGTTAACTTTCCAACTCCTAGCCTTTTCAATGTTAATTTGAAAATGATTAAAAATCATTTCGGTTAAAGAACGATCATATGAAACAATCAACTGCACTTCGGAATTTTTGATAAGGACTTCTTTTATCAAATCAAATCTCTTCTCTTTTACGTCTTTTTCATAAGCTCGTACAGTGTTCCAAATGTTTTGGTATGGTTGAATATTTGCTCGTGAAGGTTTTGGTAAAGGCATGAGTTCAGCCAAGAAATGATTTGATTCATTTCTACCTAGCTTTTTTGAGATAAAAAGAAAGTCATTTATTGAAGTTGCATCCACTTGTTCTGATTCCAACTCCAATAAAAACGCTGCAATAAATCGCCAAACGGTTGGCCCTTTAAATGAATCTAAAGGTACACCATAAAGATTTTCCCATACGTATTGGAAATCCATTTGCAGGTTGAAGTTGGATCGACATTCCAGACTTTCATCTAATGTAAGAGTCTTATTTCTCCAGACTTCCGCTCCTCCTTCTTCCATTCCCATAAACCATATAGGTGAATTGACTTGTCCATATCCTAGCCAATTATATAAACAGGATTCAACTAAATGTTTAGATGGAATTTTACCAATTTCAGTTATCGGTTCTTTTAAAGATTCAGTTTTTGGTTTTGGAGTTCTTGCCTGGAAATCATTCATCCCATTGTTAAGAGACTTTATTGCAAAAGAGATTACTTCTTGTAACTCTTCCCGAGAAAAATTTTTAATGTTAATCCAACCACGCGAATCAACTTGATAACCTTTTGAATGAATTAGTTCATCCTGCATAAACTTACCGATAACATACCCATTACCACTTGGGTAAATTTTAGTAGCCAGTATTTTAGCTCTTTTTGCGCTTTGTGGATATACATAATCAATACGATTGCGACTAGACTCTTTTTCTTTCAATTCGGTAAAGGAAGCGAATATTGATTTTTTCATCTCATAACTGATCATGCTAAGTACTCCTTCTTTACATACGATTTCTTTTATCTAGAAATCGCTTTCTTCTCATTTTCATAATGCATAAACAAAGTGCCCGCAATATCAGAAACATATGCGACTTTCTTTTTCATCTTCACCTTTTTGTTATATTGAAGATGGTAAGCATGAACCTCATCGAAATATAACTGATTCTTGCCAGTGGAGTTTGTTTTAAATATCAATAACGCACCCTTTATCTTACACAATTCAGTTGCACGTTCTAAAAGCTCATTGATCCTATCAGTACTTCTGACATTCAGGATTCCAATAACATGTTCAGGAATGATTTCACGTTCACAGAAAAGCTTATTCAACGTTTCTTCATCCTTACCGAAGTAGTTCTCACGTTCTAAATGCAAGATGAAGTCAGTCCAACCCGTTTCGTCACCGTTATCCCACCATGTCAAATCCATAGCTCGATTTGTCCCGTTAATTGTATCCTCGGTAAAAGGTGAAAATCCTAACATCGAACCCAATCTCGAAAAGTATTCAATCTCTGTCATGGTAAACGAATGTTTCCCATGATGGACCGTCAAATTAAATGTGTGATAGTTCCTTACATAGCCGTCAAATAACTTCATTAAATTCACTTTCAAATTATTACCTCCATTGAGGATATTGTTTGTCAATCGTTGTCACTATAATTTATAGCGATATGTCACCGTACTACTTTTTCCACTCGGAGGAGCATAAATCACTTCATATGGGAATAACTCAAGGCTAGCCATAGCTCCGCACACGGAAGGATAACTATTTTTAAGATTCATCGCTTTATGGACATCTCTCGAGCATATATCAGCAGATTCTTCTCCCGATGCTTTTTCAGCTTGTAGAATTTCAATGATAAAATTTCTTATGTCTTGTGTACTTGTTTTGCTATCAGAAGACTGCTTTATAACAACTCGTTTGATTGAATCTTGAAGGCGAAACTCACTTGAAAAATTGATTAAACGTTCAATCATCTGACTACCTTTTTTGGCAGATAAGATTTCAGTGACTTTCCAAAAGTACATATCAATTGTTTTCATTGGAGTATATTTCATGTGTTCGGTTGAGGTTTCCTCAATAAATCCTTCAAACTCGAATTGATAATAATTGAAAAAGGATTGTAACTGCAAAAATGAACGTTGGTTGAATTGGCCAGACATCCCATGCAACCGTGCTGCCTCCCTAAAAAAACGATCGTAAGCTGGAATCACACCAAACACACCTAAAAGTATTTTCGAGGTCAATGTATCCGTGATTTCAAGATGAGACACTTCCTCTTTCTTAGATTCATATAGAAACGGTTGATAAATGGCTCTTGTATCAGCTATTAATTGTTCAAGTATTTCTATGTCCTGATGTCGATGGAAGTCCAATTCATTACCAGCTAACAAAATTTTGTACTTTTCTTTTCTAACTATATTTTCAATGAATGGCTTATGTATTAAATAATCTCTTTGCAATAAAAATGAATTTCTTAACATTCCCCAGCTAGCCAAATAGAAAGCGAGATGTAAACACGCATGATCTACAACTTTATCGTCGTCGAAGTTTTGTCGGTTTTGCTTAAAGAAATCATAACAGTGTTCCCAAGACTTAAAACGATGATTATCCACATTTGTTGTTTCATTGTGGTATGCATACAGTACTTCTTTAATCATATTTACACCCCTATTTTAAATTTTGTTTATCACTTCGACTCTTTACGACCTACTTAACTTTCCGATAAGCCCTTCGCTCTGCATACTCGCTACAAGCAATACAGACGTTCAATACCTCATTGCGATCATTGCGATATTTCAATAATGGACTGATTTTTCGTTTACAAATTGCACAAGGCTTTTTAAAAAACCCAAACATTTATATCCCTCTTTCGTTTAGTTTTACAAAATTCGTTAGGGTTTCGATCGGAACCCTGGCACGATAAACCATGTTTCACCAACCTGCTCATTTAATTCGTTGTACTCTGCTACAGTACCATTGTGTAACTCAATCAAATTCTCATAATTTTTCCGATAAGCCTCTATATCCGCGACCATCACTTTATAGTTCCCTGAATCCTGCTGGTATGCTTGATAGCGTTGTTGGTAATCTGAATAAATCGTAACCGGCATTCCATTTTGGAAACTGTTTTGCCAACCTATTCATTTCTGTGAGCTTAGTTCCAAATCTTGAAAATATGTTGTCACATTCATTTCCTTTTCTTTTAATGCTACTTCTGTTGATTTAAGTTCCGTAGTTTATGAATCCATCAATCTTTTTAACATACGCATTCGGTCATGCTCTTGCTTTTCACTAAAGTATTGAAAACCTACAAATACTAGATTAAACACTATGTAAATGCCAACAATAGACCCGACCAACTTTGCAATCGAATTCATTTTACACCTCCCGACAATTCCCCAAACTTTCCCTCTATTATAATTGTGAAATCTAGAAACTTTTGTCGATTCTTGTCTATAACTTCAAAGACCCTCAATTTTGTGTCAGTTCCTAGGGTAATTATGAGATTCATATAGTAAAATAATTTATAATCATTAACTCTGGAGGTAGCCTTTTGACACAACATGCACAACAACTTTTAACGTTACTTGAAGATTCCATAGAATTCGCCAAATTGAACAATCATTTTAAGAGATTTAATCCATTTAAGATATTATCGGTGGATCAATTTGAAATACGTCATTCGAATTTCTTGGTGTGGATGTTGAATCCTAAAGGGAATCATAATCTAGGAGATTTCTTTTTAAAGAAACTTCTAGCAAAAGCTTTCGTCCATCCAAATAATCTGGAGGATACGAACAAACTTGCCCATCTTAATCCATTGAATTTGGTCAACCTCAATTTTCAGGATGTCATTGTCCACAAAGAACTCCTGACGTCAATTGATCAACGGATCGATATTTTGGCTGTGTCTGAAAGCAATAAAACCGTAATTCTTATTGAAAATAAGTTTTGGTCAAAAGAATCTTTTAATCAATTGAAAAATTACTTAGCGTTTGTTAACGAAAAATTCGAGGGCTATACGATTGTTCCTATATATTTAACAATGTTGGAAGACCCTCCATCTGAAGACAAATATTTAATGCTTACTTATAGGAATATATTAAGTACGTTGAAGGATTATGTGGTTTTGAACGAGGCCTTTATGAACGACGAAGTGTACTCATTCATTTCTTACTACATAGAAGTATTGGCAGATCAATTGGAGGAGAACGAAGAACTAAACCAATCTGCCTTATCCATTTATCAAGACCATAAAGATGCAGTTGACCTGCTATATACTTCCGTCAATAAAAAATCTTCCATGAAAGCAGTGAATCATCAATTGATTGCAACTGCAACAGTGGACGAAGAGGTCTTGAAAAAACTATACATGGAAAACAAGGAAGCCATCGATTATATCGTCAAAGTCGGCAATAGCATTATGTCCGAAGCCTTCAAATCCTTTGCAGCTTCTAAAGGAATGGAAAGCGACCACTTCACCGCTCATCATCGTCTCCCTTCGTTCGTTGAAAAAGAATGGGCAGCAGCACATAACCGTGAAGACTTACGACAAAAATGGTGGCTCGATAGAGGATTGATTGCCTGGTTTGCAAACAGCAATAACCGCCTCATGTTAAAAGTCGAAGTTGGCCCACTCCTTCAGGAAAAACGTGTGGAACTTTTACAAGCTCTCCAAAATGAAGGCATACTAATTCGCGACATATCCTTCGAGGACGGTAAAAAATACACTGGCATTTATACCAGTTTCCTTCCTTTATCTAATTGGGAGTCAAAAGAGACAATCAGTCAGGCCATGATGCAGTTGTATGAAAATACTGAGTACCAGGAACTGAATGAGCGAATTAAACGGGCATTAAGTAATTTAGAAATCCAGAGATGAATCACATTAGAGTTAATTCCATATTAAAAACCGACTGAAGTATTTTTCAGTCGGTTTCTTAAATTAAGCAGAATCAATAGTCTTTGAGCTACATATTCTAAATATTATATTCTAGGCTCTAAAATTATAATTTGTATGAATTTTAAGCAGGCCTTTCTAAATCGCCATATCTACCCATTCCATTAAAAATTAATATGAATAGCTTACTTGTAATCTCCCTTAACAAGCTTGCGCATTTTAATTTCATTAAGGTTTGTTTTATCTAGTAAACCCCTTAGTGGCAAATCTTCTATTTTTCATCGTACTTCTTCACTGGTAATGGTAACATATTACATGTATTAATTGTTTTACTTTTCTGATTAGAGAAGTAAAGCAATTAATATACGCCGTAAAAACATAATCACTTAAATATAAAAATCTAAGGATGATTTTAATGACTAATAAAAGCTGTTTCTTCAATAATCCATCAGTTGCAGAAGCAATACATAAGTACCTTGTTCAACTCCCTGGAACAGAATAAGATGACAGTGCAGAAGGGCCATCTATAGGATACAAAAGGAAAGAACAGAGATATAAATTTGCTACCTTACATGGGGGCAAATCTTATCAGTCACTAGTGTTACATGTAGACCCCGGAAATCCTGTAACTCTATTAGGAAAGGAACATCAGAAAGAAGTTCAAGTAGAGTTAGATTTCGATATCAGTACAATTAGAAAACACCTTCTTAAAAAACATGAGGTGTATATACCTATTGAAAAACTGAATATCTCAAATCCAATCGATAGTATTAAACGCATTATTCATATTGCCTATCACCGACAGGATATAGATTAACAAAGAAGAATGATTTCCATCGATATATGCATAATTACCAGATTCTCCTGCCTCTATATTAAAAAACCGACTGAAGCTGATTTCAGTCGGAATCTTAAATATAAGGAATCTGTCGCATTAAAAATAAACTAAAATTCCACACTTAAAATCTTGGTTCTAAATGATAATTTGTATGAATTTTAAGTATGCCTTTCTTATTCTTAAATTGTGGCACATCATCATTCCAATTCAAATCTTCATAACCACCGTTTTCATAGTGCAAAACTTTATGATGGTGAGGGCAAACAACAATGACATTTTGATAAGAATCCAGCGGCAGATCGGATTCATCGTTTGTAGATGTTGCTGTTGAGAGTTGGATTATATGATGAACTTCGACATACTCCCGCCCATTCTCCATCCGAATGACGGGTACCCCGTCCGAAGCCTCACAAAGTTGGCAACGATCTAGATATAGCTCTTTCAACAACTTCACCAACTCACGACTTCTATTCCGTTTTTCTTCAACTACTTGAGTCTTTCCAAGTGTGCTTTGAACATTCTTTAACCTTGAAAGTAAATCTTCTCGAACATCCAATGCCACATTAGGATCGACTTCTTCTGCTACAAAATCTTCAGGAGGATTGTAGATTCGTTCGAAGCCCCATGACTCAATCAATTCTGTAACGGTTCGTTCGAATCTCACACCATAGAAATAGAGTTTGGCATAGAAAATGGAATTACTCGGGATGAAAATAAAATTATCTTTTATTATATAATGATTC from Paenisporosarcina sp. FSL H8-0542 encodes:
- a CDS encoding GIY-YIG nuclease family protein, whose amino-acid sequence is MKNDRTLMLYFPDASSASSLRIFQDPTSQIRGFYFTKSQLSKVESLEYANNHAVYFLFSDSDESSVYVGQSVNGIMRIKSHLREKDFWQFGILFVTDNNSFDKLSIDYLEYYFIQAFSKTQYSLENRDLRTIAPNVNVFNQSTLNSFAKQIQFLLEAMGISFNPVSSMVYNQQEDSEIFNARPPHKASIRLVDGKFILQSNSEIKVPLERTKDWNDGGTFYQRSLRRYNQLIESGKAIKIDEMTAKLIDDVEFNSPSTPAELCSGQSQNGWIFWIGLDDKRKKES
- a CDS encoding PD-(D/E)XK nuclease family protein, whose translation is MTQHAQQLLTLLEDSIEFAKLNNHFKRFNPFKILSVDQFEIRHSNFLVWMLNPKGNHNLGDFFLKKLLAKAFVHPNNLEDTNKLAHLNPLNLVNLNFQDVIVHKELLTSIDQRIDILAVSESNKTVILIENKFWSKESFNQLKNYLAFVNEKFEGYTIVPIYLTMLEDPPSEDKYLMLTYRNILSTLKDYVVLNEAFMNDEVYSFISYYIEVLADQLEENEELNQSALSIYQDHKDAVDLLYTSVNKKSSMKAVNHQLIATATVDEEVLKKLYMENKEAIDYIVKVGNSIMSEAFKSFAASKGMESDHFTAHHRLPSFVEKEWAAAHNREDLRQKWWLDRGLIAWFANSNNRLMLKVEVGPLLQEKRVELLQALQNEGILIRDISFEDGKKYTGIYTSFLPLSNWESKETISQAMMQLYENTEYQELNERIKRALSNLEIQR